The Streptomyces sp. R28 region CCGCACCGCACAACAGCTGGCGCGTGACAAGGAACGGAATGAGGATGTCCGCGAGCCGGGAGAACTCCCCGTGCCGGGCCACCAGATAGTTCTCGTGGCAGCCGTAGGAGTTGCCCGCCGAGTCGGTGTTGTTCTTGAAGAGGTAGACGTCGCCCGCGATTCCTTCCTCGTGCAGGCGTCGTTCGGCGTCCACCAGGAGTCCTTCGAGAATGCGCTCGCCTGCTTTGTCGTGGGTGACCAGTTCGGTCACGTTGTCACATTCCGGTGTCGCGTATTCCGGATGTGAGCCCACGTCGAGATACAGGCGGGCGCCGTTTCGCAGAAAGACATTGCTGCTGCGGCCCCATGACACGACACGGCGGAAGAGGTACCGCGCCACCTCGTCAGGCGACAGGCGGCGCTGTCCCCTGAACGTGCACGTGACGCCGTACTCGTTCTCCAGCCCGAAAATGCGGCGGTCCATGACTGAACATTACGCCCGATCCCCCGAGCTGAAACGGGGTTCGACGGCACGGTTTGGATCATTTTCCGATGAAGCCGCAACCACCGCGCTCTTCGCGGGAGCTGCCAGGACCCGCCCCGTGGCCAGCAGGACCAGCAATGACACGGCCCCCGCGGCACTCGGCACGGCGAACCCCCACAGGGCCCCGCCCTCCTCGACGACCGGCCCCGCCAGACCCGTTCCGACCGACGCGCCCACCGTGAACGTCGTCACGAGCCAGGAGAACGCCTCAGTGACCGTCCCACGCGGTGCGTGCCGGTCCACCAGCACGAACGCACACGCGATGCACGGCGCGAGGAACACACCCGCGAGCACGGCCAGCAGCGTCATCGCCACCGCACCCGGTATCAGCATCAGCGGCAGGTAACACACCGCCAGAAGCGCCACCAGCAGCCGCAGTCGCCGCGCCGGCTCCCCGCCCCACTGCCGCGCCCCGTACGCCACGCCACCGATCAGCGCACCCAGCCCCAGACCCGCCATCATCCAGCCGTACACCGCATCACCCCCATGGCCGTCGGCATACGAGACGGCCGCCACCGCGATCGAGCCGAGCGCCATCCCGATGAACAGGAACGACGCGAGCAGCGCGAGCAGCCCCGGTGAGCGCAACGCCCCCAGCCAGTGCGCCTCACGCGGCTCCGAACGCCACGCGCGCGAGGGCTGCGAGACGACCACCGAGAGAGCGCCCAGCACCCCGACGACGTTCAGAAGCAGCAGCGCCGCCTGCGCCGACCACAGCGACGCGCCCAGCGTCAGCAGCAACGGCCCGATGGTGAACATGACTTCCTGCGCCACCGCATCCATCGCATACGCCGTGTGCACCTGGTCCTCCCTGGGAAGAACCGACGACCACAGCGCCCGCAGACCACCCTCCAGAGGCGGCGTGAACAGTCCGGCGGCCGCGACGGCGGCGTAGGCGAGCGGCAGCGGCCCGATCCCCACGAAGGCGAACGCGGCCATCCCGAGGGCCGAGGCGACCACGGCGGGCAGCTGCACCCGCGGCTGGCCGTACAGGTCCACCAGCCGGCCCAGCACCGGCTGCCCCACGGCGTTCGCGACCCCGTACACAGCCGCCAGGCCGCCGGCCATGCTGTACGAGCCGCCCTCCTCGCGCACGAACAACACGATCGCGATCGCGGCGACGGCGTTCGGCAGCCGCCCTACGAGCGTGCCGACCAGCAGCCGGGCGGCATGCCTCGCCCTCAGGATCTCCACGTATGCGCCGGTCATCGGCCGCGCCGCCCTCCGCTGGCTGAAGTTTTACGTATAACGTCTCCCGTCATACGTACCATGTGCGCTGTTCACGAGTCCAGACGACCGCAGTGAGCCGCCGGGCCGAAACGCCCGCAGGCACACCACCAGGAAGAGGAGAACAGGCGAACGTGGCACACGGCAGCACGCGCCCCACCAGCCGGGACGTCGCCCAGGCCGCAGGAGTCTCCCAGGCCGCGGTCTCCCTGGTGCTCGGCGACAAGTGGCGCGGACGCGTCTCCGAGACCACCGCCGAACGCGTCCGCGAGGCCGCCCGCGACCTGGGCTACCGACCCAACCTCGCCGCCCGCAACCTCCGCCTCGGCCGCACCCGAACCGTCCTCCTCGTCGTCCCCGCCCTGACGACCGAGTTCTTCGCCGGCGTCTACACCGGCGCCGCCCGCATCGCCGCCCAGAACGGCTTCGGCGTCGTCCTCTACCCCTCCCCCGAGGGCATCGGCCCCGCCCGCGACCCCTTCGCCTCCGCCCAAGCCGCCCTCGACGGCGTCATCGCCTCCTCCATGGCCGCCGACGCCCTCACCGCCATCCGCGGCGACCAACTGCCCCTGGTCATGCTGGACAGCGACCCCCAGGGCAGCCTCGGCGCCGCCACCGTGAACCTCGACATCACCGACGGCGTCCGCCAAGTCGCCGAACATCTGCTCACCCTCGGCCACCGCCGCATCCTGCACCTCGCGGCCGACGTGCCGTCCTGGACCTTCGACGTACGCGCGCGTGAGCTCGCCGCACGCGTCGGCGAGGTACCCGGCACATCACTGCTCACGATCCGCGCCCCCATCTCCATCGACGGCGCCCTCACCGCAGCCGAAACCGCACTCTCCGCCAAGGGCCCCCGCCCCACCGCGATCATCTGCGACGACGACAAACTCGCCGCCGGCGCCTACAAGGCCGCACGCCGCCTCGGCCTGCGCATCCCCGACGACATCTCCGTCACCGGCCTGGACGACCTCGCCCTCGCCACCGCCATCGACCCGGAACTGACCACCGTACGACTGGACGCCGAACTGTTCGGGGAACGCGGCATGCAAGCCCTCCTGGCGGTCCTGGAAGGCCGCGAGCCCGAGGCAGGCGACATCCCGGTCCAACTCGTCGTACGAGGCTCCACAGCACCGCCCAGCGCGCCCTGAACGCCCTGTGCCCCGGCCGAGCGGGCGGCCGGGGCACAGTACGGGCGAAGTGAGGTCGGCGAGCGAAGTCGGCGACCGAGGTCGGCGCTACTCCTCGGAACCGCCGGAGTCCTCGGAATCCTCCGCATTGTCGGCATTGTCGGCGCTCTCGGCCTCGGTGGTCGCCCCGCCCGCCTCCAGCAGCCGGGCCAGCTGACGACCGACGATGCGCTTGAACTTCCGCGACTGAGGACGCGTACGGTCCAGCACCGCGACCTCCAGGCGCTCCGCGGGAATCTCCCGCTGCGTGCCGTTCGACTCACGGGACAGAGCCTGGACCGCCAGCTTGAGAGCCTCGGCAAGGCTCATACCGTCCTGATGACGCTGATCCAGATAGTTGCTGATCAACTCGGCGTTACCGCCGACCGCGACCGAGCCGTGCTCGTCCACGATCGAGCCGTCATGCGGCAGCCGATAGATCTGGTCACCCTCCGGAGTCACACCGACCTCGGCGACGACCAACTCCACCTCATACGGCTTCTCCGCCGCGGAAGAGAAGATCGTGCCCAGCGTCTGGGCGTAGACGTTGGCGAGACCACGGGCGGTCACATCGTCACGGTCATAGGTGTAACCACGAAGATCGGCATACCGCACACCGCCGATCCGCAGGTTCTCGTACTCGTTGTACTTGCCGGCCGCCGCGAAGCCGATCCGGTCATAGATCTCGCTGAACTTGTGCAGCGCGCGGGACGGGTTCTCGCCGACGAAAACAATGCCGTCGGCATACTGCAGCACGACCAGGCTGCGACCACGGGCAATGCCCTTACGGGCGTACTCCGCCCGGTCGGCCATGGCCTGCTGGGGTGAGACATAGAACGGCGTCGACACCGGTTATCCGTCCCTTTCTGTCGAAGTCACAGGATCACCTTGATAAGACCGACCCGCCGCCTACAGCAGCGCGGCCCGCGGGCCGTCGGGCTGCTCCAGACGCCGCTCCAGGATGGAACGGGCGATCTCAGAGGACTCGCCATCGCTGAGCCGACGGAAGCCGGCCTCGGTGATCACGGTGACGATCGGGTAGATCCGGCGGGCGACATCGGGACCACCGGTCGCCGAGTCGTCGTCAGCCGCGTCATACAGGGCCTGCACCACGAGCGTCGTGGCCTCGGCCTCGTTCAGGTCGTCACGGTAGAGCTTCTTCATGGCACCGCGCGCGAAGATCGACCCCGAGCCGGTGGCAGCGTAACCGTGCTCCTCGGAACGACCACCGGTCACGTCGTAGGAGAAGATCCGCCCCTTCTCCCGATCCACGTCGTAACCGGCGAAGATCGGCACCACGGCCAGCCCCTGCATGGCCATCCCCAGGTTCGACCGAATCATCGTCGACAGACGATTCGCCTTGCCCTCCAGCGACAGCTGAGCACCCTCGACCTTCTCGAAGTGCTCCAGCTCCAACTGGAAGAGCTTCACCATCTCGATGGCCAGACCGGCCGTACCGGCGATACCGACGGCCGAGTACTCATCCGCCGGGAAGACCTTCTCGATGTCCCGCTGCGCGATGATGTTGCCCATGGTGGCCCGCCGGTCACCGGCCAGCACGACACCGCCAGGGAACGTCACAGCCACGATCGTGGTGCCGTGCGGCGCCTCGATCACGCCCTGCATGGGCGGGAGTTGACGGTTGCCCGGCAGCATCTCCGGCTGGTGCTCCGAGAGAAAGTCCATGAACGAGGACGACCCAGGCGTCAGGAAGGCAGCTGGTAGACGCCCGGTGCTACGAGTGTTGGCTTCCACGCGATTCCTTCCACGTAAGCAGCAGCCCGCCTTATGACGTCGGGCCGATCCTTGAACTGCCCCAGTGCGGCGTTGCAGCTGAAGCACAGTACGCCACGGACCCTACCCGTCTCATGGCAGTGATCCACATGCTCGGGGAGAGCTGCCAAACATATGCAGCAGACGCCTCCTTGGGAGGCAACCAATTCGTCGCGCTCGGCTTCGGTGATTCCGTACTGCCGCTTCAGATGGCCCTGCCGTCCCTGGATGGCCCGGCACGATTTGCACCGGGTCGACAGACCGTCAGGTGCGGTGGCGTTGCGATGCCACTCGCTGTGCGGCTTGATCTCCCCGCACGTCCGGCAGAGCTTGAGCCCGGCCGGAACGTCCACCTTCTCCCGTACGGCCTTGCCTATGGCTTCCCGGCGGTGCCGGTAGTGCGCTGCGCTGTACTCCGCTACGCACTCCCGGCACCGCACCTGAAGGCCATCACGCCGGTTCTTGTCCGGTGCGAATGCCTCGGGAGGCAAGTCTCGCTTGCAACCCGTGCACTCCTTCACGTTCGGATCCCCAGCCACCCTCATCCCCCGCCACCTTCAGTTCGAAGGCAAAAGCGACCCGATTCCCTTTACTCGCCACCCTTTTGCACAAAGGAGCGAACGAAATCCTCGGCATTCTCCTCGAGTACGTCGTCAATCTCGTCCAGAACCGAGTCGACGTCGTCGCTCAGCTTCTCCTGCCGCTCCTTGAGGTCCTCAGAAGCCTGCGTCTCTGCCGCCTGCTCCTCGACCTCCTCAGTGGAACGCGTGGCCTTCTGCTGTCCGCCGCCGGTGTCCTTGGTTGCCATATCCCTCACCCCGCTCAGTTCGCCCGACATGGTCGACAGGTCGGCTTTCCTGCCGATCGGTGATGATCAGACCCTACAAGCCGGGTCTGACATCGGCCCCGCAGTTTCTCCAACGTACGGGGGCCATCTCGATGATTCCCGGACGCCGGGTTTTCCACCCTGCCCAGTCGGCGTCCGACGGACACAGCCCGAGTACCCCTCAGCCGCCTGACAGGACCCTGACCAGGTCTTCCGCCGTGCGGCAGCGGTCCAGGAGCTCCTTGACATGATTTCGCGTTCCGCGAAGCGGTTCGAGGGTTGGAACGCGCTGGAGGGAGTCCCGACCGGGCAGGTCGAAGATCACCGAGTCCCAGGAGGCCGCGGCGACGTCGTCGGCGTACTGCTCCAGGCAGCGTCCGCGGAAGTACGCGCGGGTGTCCTCCGGCGGCTTGGTCTTGGCCCTCTCGACTTCTGTCTCGTCCAGGAGGCGCTTCATGCGTCCCCGGGCCGCGAGGCGGTTGTAGAGGCCCTTGTCGGGGCGTACGTCGGCGTACTGGAGGTCGAGGAGGTGGAGCTTCGCGGCGTCCCAGTCGAGGTTGTCGCGGCGTCGGTAGCCCTCCATGAGCTCCCGCTTGGCGACCCAGTCCAGTTCGCCCGCGAGGCTCATCGGGTCCCGCTCCAGGCGGTTCAGGGTGTCTTCCCAGCGGGTGAGGACGTCCTTGGTCTGCTCGTCGGCGTCGGCGCCGAAGCGCTCCTCCACGTATTTGCGCGACAGCTCGTAGTACTCCATCTGGAGCTGGACCGCGGTCAGCGTGCGGCCGCTACGCAGGGTGATCAGGCGCTGGAGTGACGGGTCGTGCGAGACCTGGTGGAGTGTGCGTACGGGCTGGTCGACGGCGAGGTCCACGGCGATGAAGCTGTCCTCGATCATCGACAGGACCAGGGCCGTCGTGCCCAGCTTCAGGTACGTGGAGATCTCCGAGAGGTTCGCGTCGCCGATGATCACGTGTAGGCGCCGGTACTTCTCGGCGTCGGCGTGCGGCTCGTCGCGGGTGTTGATGATCGGGCGCTTGAGCGTGGTCTCCAGCCCCACCTCGACCTCGAAGTAGTCGGCGCGCTGACTGAGCTGGAAGCCGTGTTCGTGGCCGTCCTGGCCGATGCCGACGCGGCCTGCTCCGGTGACGACCTGGCGGGAGACGAAGAAGGGCGTGAGGTGGCGCACGATGTCGGAGAAGGGGGTTTCCCGCTTCATCAGGTAGTTCTCGTGCGTGCCGTAGGAGGCGCCTTGTTGTCGGTGTTGTTCTTGTAGAGGTGGATGGGCTGGGCGCCGGGGAGCTGGGCGGCGCGTTCGGCGGCTTCGGCCATGATGCGCTCGCCGGCCTTGTCCCACAGGACGGCGTCCCGTGGGTTGGTGACCTCGGGTGCGCTGTATTCGGGGTGCGCGTGGTCGACGTAGAGTCGCGCTCCGTTGGTGAGGATGACATTGGCGAGGCCGATGTCCTCGTCGGTGAGCTGGCTGGAGTCGGCGGCCTCGCGGGCGAGGTCGAAGCCTCGCGCGTCCCGCAGCGGGTTCTCCTCCTCGAAGTCCCAGCGGGCCCGGCGGGCCCGGTGCATCGCCGCCGCGTAGGCGTTGACGATCTGGGATGAGGTGAGCATGGCATTGGCGTTGGGGTGGCCGGGGACGGAGATCCCGTACTCCGTCTCGATGCCCATTACTCGCCGTACGGTCATGCGGCCCTCCTTGCCCGGCGGCACCCTCGGTCGTGGGCGCTGCACAGATACCGCTGGCGCTCGGTTGCGTGTGCGGTGCCCGTCCCCGCACTGCGCGACTCGGCGGTACGGAAGAGCCTAGAACGCCTCTGCGCTGGTGGGGAGATCATTTGCGTCATTGCCTTGCACGCCTCGTGTTCCGGTTCTGGCCTGAAAAACAGTGGGCTGCGGGTACCCGGTGAGGGCACCCGCAGCCGCCCTGCCTTTTACAGGTACTGACCGGTGTTCGCCACCGTGTCGATGGAGCGTCCGGTGTCTGCACCCTGCTTTCCGGTGATGAGGGTGCGGATGTAGACGATCCGCTCGCCCTTCTTGCCGGAGATTCGGGCCCAGTCGTCCGGGTTGGTGGTGTTGGGCAGGTCCTCGTTCTCCTTGAACTCGTCCACGCAGGCCTGGAGGAGGTGGGAGACGCGGAGGCCCTTCTGGTTGTGTTCGAGGAAGTCCTTGATCGCCATTTTCTTGGCGCGGCCCACGATGTTTTCGATCATGGCGCCGGAGTTGAAGTCCTTGAAGTAGAGGACTTCCTTGTCGCCGTTGGCGTAGGTGACTTCCAGGAAGCGGTTTTCCTCGGATTCGGCGTACATCTGCTCGACGGCGGTCTGGATCATGCTCTGGACCGTGGTCGTCCTGCTGCCGCTGTGCTCGCCGAGGTCTTCGGAGTGCAGCGGGAGGCGCTCGGTGAGGTACTTGCCGAAGATGTCCTTGGCGGCCTCGGCGTGGGGACGCTCGATCTTGATCTTCACGTCGAGGCGGCCGGGGCGCAGGATGGCGGGGTCGATCATGTCCTCTCGGTTGGAGGCGCCGATCACGACCACGTTCTGCAGGCCTTCCACGCCGTCGATCTCGGCGAGCAGCTGGGGGACGATGGTGTTCTCCACGTCCGAGCTGACGCCGGAGCCGCGGGTGCGGAAGAGGGATTCCATCTCGTCGAAGAAGACGATGACGGGTGTGCCCTCGCTGGCCTTTTCACGGGCTCGCTGGAAGACGAGGCGAATTTGCCGCTCGGTTTCGCCGACGTACTTGTTGAGGAGTTCGGGGCCCTTGATGTTGAGGAAGAAGCTCTTGCCTTGGGCTTGGCCGGTGACCTCGGCGACCTTTTTGGCCAGCGAGTTGGCGACGGCCTTGGCGATGAGCGTCTTGCCGCATCCGGGGGGCCCGTAAAGGAGGACTCCCTTGGGCGGTCGAAGTTCGTGCTCCCTGAAGAGGTCGGGGTAGAGGTAGGGGAGCTCGACGGCATCGCGGATCATTTCGATCTGGTTGCCCAGGCCGCCGATCTGCTCGTAGCCGATGTCCGGTACTTCTTCGAGGACGAGTTCCTCGACTTCGCTCTTCGGTACGACCTCGTA contains the following coding sequences:
- a CDS encoding ubiquitin-like protein Pup — its product is MATKDTGGGQQKATRSTEEVEEQAAETQASEDLKERQEKLSDDVDSVLDEIDDVLEENAEDFVRSFVQKGGE
- a CDS encoding LacI family DNA-binding transcriptional regulator, giving the protein MAHGSTRPTSRDVAQAAGVSQAAVSLVLGDKWRGRVSETTAERVREAARDLGYRPNLAARNLRLGRTRTVLLVVPALTTEFFAGVYTGAARIAAQNGFGVVLYPSPEGIGPARDPFASAQAALDGVIASSMAADALTAIRGDQLPLVMLDSDPQGSLGAATVNLDITDGVRQVAEHLLTLGHRRILHLAADVPSWTFDVRARELAARVGEVPGTSLLTIRAPISIDGALTAAETALSAKGPRPTAIICDDDKLAAGAYKAARRLGLRIPDDISVTGLDDLALATAIDPELTTVRLDAELFGERGMQALLAVLEGREPEAGDIPVQLVVRGSTAPPSAP
- a CDS encoding MFS transporter, which gives rise to MTGAYVEILRARHAARLLVGTLVGRLPNAVAAIAIVLFVREEGGSYSMAGGLAAVYGVANAVGQPVLGRLVDLYGQPRVQLPAVVASALGMAAFAFVGIGPLPLAYAAVAAAGLFTPPLEGGLRALWSSVLPREDQVHTAYAMDAVAQEVMFTIGPLLLTLGASLWSAQAALLLLNVVGVLGALSVVVSQPSRAWRSEPREAHWLGALRSPGLLALLASFLFIGMALGSIAVAAVSYADGHGGDAVYGWMMAGLGLGALIGGVAYGARQWGGEPARRLRLLVALLAVCYLPLMLIPGAVAMTLLAVLAGVFLAPCIACAFVLVDRHAPRGTVTEAFSWLVTTFTVGASVGTGLAGPVVEEGGALWGFAVPSAAGAVSLLVLLATGRVLAAPAKSAVVAASSENDPNRAVEPRFSSGDRA
- the prcB gene encoding proteasome subunit beta; the protein is MEANTRSTGRLPAAFLTPGSSSFMDFLSEHQPEMLPGNRQLPPMQGVIEAPHGTTIVAVTFPGGVVLAGDRRATMGNIIAQRDIEKVFPADEYSAVGIAGTAGLAIEMVKLFQLELEHFEKVEGAQLSLEGKANRLSTMIRSNLGMAMQGLAVVPIFAGYDVDREKGRIFSYDVTGGRSEEHGYAATGSGSIFARGAMKKLYRDDLNEAEATTLVVQALYDAADDDSATGGPDVARRIYPIVTVITEAGFRRLSDGESSEIARSILERRLEQPDGPRAALL
- a CDS encoding endonuclease VII domain-containing protein, which gives rise to MRVAGDPNVKECTGCKRDLPPEAFAPDKNRRDGLQVRCRECVAEYSAAHYRHRREAIGKAVREKVDVPAGLKLCRTCGEIKPHSEWHRNATAPDGLSTRCKSCRAIQGRQGHLKRQYGITEAERDELVASQGGVCCICLAALPEHVDHCHETGRVRGVLCFSCNAALGQFKDRPDVIRRAAAYVEGIAWKPTLVAPGVYQLPS
- the arc gene encoding proteasome ATPase, producing MAAHDDDMNRGIRPGRGSDDPAGQIAYLEQEIAVLRRKLADSPRHTRILEERIVELQTNLAGVSAQNERLANTLREARDQIVALKEEVDRLAQPPAGFGVFLQSNEDGTADIFTGGRKLRVNVSPSVELDDLRRGQELMLNEALNVVEAMEYESVGDIVTLKEILEDGERALVVGHTDEERVVRLAEPLLDVTIRPGDALLLEPRSGYVYEVVPKSEVEELVLEEVPDIGYEQIGGLGNQIEMIRDAVELPYLYPDLFREHELRPPKGVLLYGPPGCGKTLIAKAVANSLAKKVAEVTGQAQGKSFFLNIKGPELLNKYVGETERQIRLVFQRAREKASEGTPVIVFFDEMESLFRTRGSGVSSDVENTIVPQLLAEIDGVEGLQNVVVIGASNREDMIDPAILRPGRLDVKIKIERPHAEAAKDIFGKYLTERLPLHSEDLGEHSGSRTTTVQSMIQTAVEQMYAESEENRFLEVTYANGDKEVLYFKDFNSGAMIENIVGRAKKMAIKDFLEHNQKGLRVSHLLQACVDEFKENEDLPNTTNPDDWARISGKKGERIVYIRTLITGKQGADTGRSIDTVANTGQYL
- the prcA gene encoding proteasome subunit alpha, producing MSTPFYVSPQQAMADRAEYARKGIARGRSLVVLQYADGIVFVGENPSRALHKFSEIYDRIGFAAAGKYNEYENLRIGGVRYADLRGYTYDRDDVTARGLANVYAQTLGTIFSSAAEKPYEVELVVAEVGVTPEGDQIYRLPHDGSIVDEHGSVAVGGNAELISNYLDQRHQDGMSLAEALKLAVQALSRESNGTQREIPAERLEVAVLDRTRPQSRKFKRIVGRQLARLLEAGGATTEAESADNADNAEDSEDSGGSEE